The following proteins are encoded in a genomic region of Haloarcula marina:
- a CDS encoding PadR family transcriptional regulator, whose product MAKWFQSGRRRDMCVLLAGAEDGEMTGQRLKTRLERRYDTRIEPKSFYGALDAMEDAGFVQHRTEGIADKYSLTEGGERRLREQFAWMAEHLDDGADEPRDEQ is encoded by the coding sequence ATGGCGAAGTGGTTCCAGAGCGGGCGTCGACGCGACATGTGCGTCCTGTTGGCCGGGGCCGAGGACGGCGAGATGACCGGCCAGCGCCTCAAGACGCGACTCGAACGGCGTTACGACACGCGCATCGAGCCAAAGAGCTTCTACGGCGCGCTCGACGCGATGGAGGACGCTGGATTCGTCCAGCACCGCACCGAGGGCATCGCCGACAAGTACTCGCTGACCGAGGGCGGCGAGCGTCGACTGCGCGAGCAGTTCGCGTGGATGGCCGAGCATCTGGACGACGGGGCGGACGAACCGCGCGACGAACAGTAG
- a CDS encoding DUF7111 family protein, whose protein sequence is MADIDDPTTATADGITARYRETETERLLTFEADGRTAAIAQNVEGYAMLKVRPTADGDELERYYGFDMALDHAAELLGASPTALPVPDAASDMGM, encoded by the coding sequence ATGGCAGACATCGACGACCCGACGACGGCGACGGCCGACGGCATCACCGCCCGCTACCGAGAGACGGAGACGGAGCGACTGCTCACCTTCGAGGCCGACGGCCGGACGGCCGCCATCGCCCAGAACGTCGAGGGATACGCGATGCTGAAGGTTCGACCCACCGCCGACGGCGACGAACTCGAACGCTATTACGGGTTCGACATGGCCCTGGACCACGCCGCAGAGCTACTCGGCGCGTCGCCGACTGCACTCCCGGTTCCCGACGCGGCCAGCGACATGGGGATGTAG
- a CDS encoding cobalamin B12-binding domain-containing protein, translated as MSVEQEQAERTIRCLVAKVGLDGHDRGAHVIARALRDAGFEVIYSGLHRSPDEVVQAAVQEDVDVVGISILSGAHNTLVPKILDGLREYDAFDDRLVLVGGIVPDDDKAELREQGVDEIFGPGASMEEMITYIREHAPER; from the coding sequence ATGAGTGTCGAGCAGGAACAGGCAGAGCGCACCATCCGGTGTCTCGTCGCGAAAGTCGGCCTCGACGGCCACGACCGCGGGGCACACGTCATCGCGCGGGCGCTACGCGACGCCGGGTTCGAGGTCATCTACTCCGGTCTCCACCGCTCGCCCGACGAAGTCGTCCAAGCGGCCGTCCAAGAGGACGTCGACGTCGTCGGCATCTCCATCCTCTCGGGTGCCCACAACACGCTGGTGCCGAAGATTCTCGACGGCCTGCGCGAGTACGACGCCTTCGACGACCGTCTCGTCCTCGTGGGGGGCATCGTCCCCGACGACGACAAGGCCGAACTGCGCGAACAGGGCGTCGACGAGATATTCGGCCCCGGCGCGTCGATGGAGGAGATGATAACGTACATCCGCGAGCACGCCCCCGAGCGATGA
- the meaB gene encoding methylmalonyl Co-A mutase-associated GTPase MeaB, whose protein sequence is MSALVDELLAGKHSALARVITKIENRSPGYREIISDLHRHTGHADVVGVTGSPGAGKSTLVDKVAAEYRDRGLTVGVIAIDPSSPFSGGAVLGDRIRMASNAGDMDVFFRSMSARGSLGGLSTATTDAVTALDAFGKDVIIVETVGAGQNEVDIVRTADTVAVLVPPGSGDDVQMLKAGILEIADVFVVNKADLDGADRTVQQLREMLQGRGGTAGHHGGMGLERPGGDGDAGDDGDAWDPVIVETVANRGEGVDAFIEALAEHSDYLDRTGQREAQERERFAAEIRTLLREDANRLLSRELVQRGGIEQYVDAVVARETDPYTVVDDVLAPLRDCLDADHPR, encoded by the coding sequence ATGAGCGCGCTCGTCGACGAGTTGCTCGCCGGGAAGCACAGCGCGCTGGCGCGCGTCATCACCAAGATAGAGAACCGGTCGCCGGGCTACCGGGAGATAATCTCCGACCTCCACCGACACACGGGCCACGCCGACGTAGTCGGTGTCACCGGCAGTCCCGGCGCAGGGAAGTCGACGCTCGTGGACAAGGTGGCCGCCGAATACCGCGACCGGGGCCTCACCGTCGGCGTCATCGCCATCGACCCGTCCTCGCCCTTCTCGGGCGGCGCGGTGCTGGGCGACCGCATCCGCATGGCGTCGAACGCGGGCGACATGGACGTGTTCTTTCGGTCGATGTCCGCCCGCGGGTCGCTCGGCGGCCTCTCGACGGCGACGACGGACGCCGTCACCGCGCTGGACGCGTTCGGGAAGGACGTAATCATCGTCGAGACGGTCGGTGCGGGACAGAACGAGGTGGACATCGTTCGCACCGCCGACACCGTCGCCGTCCTCGTCCCACCGGGGAGCGGCGACGACGTGCAGATGCTGAAGGCCGGTATCCTCGAGATAGCGGACGTGTTCGTCGTCAACAAGGCCGATTTGGACGGCGCGGACCGCACTGTCCAGCAGTTACGGGAGATGTTACAGGGCCGGGGCGGGACGGCGGGCCACCACGGAGGGATGGGTCTGGAACGGCCCGGCGGCGACGGAGATGCGGGCGACGACGGGGACGCCTGGGACCCCGTCATCGTCGAGACTGTCGCCAACCGCGGCGAGGGCGTCGACGCGTTCATCGAGGCGTTGGCGGAGCACAGCGACTACCTCGACCGGACGGGCCAACGAGAGGCCCAGGAGCGCGAGCGCTTCGCCGCCGAGATTCGGACGCTCCTGCGCGAGGACGCGAACCGACTCCTCTCCCGCGAACTGGTCCAACGCGGGGGCATCGAGCAATACGTGGACGCCGTGGTAGCCCGCGAGACGGACCCCTACACCGTCGTCGACGACGTCCTCGCACCGCTCCGGGACTGCCTCGACGCCGACCACCCGCGGTAG
- a CDS encoding alpha/beta fold hydrolase: MKLRKVLGAAVGVVGSTALANELLQSRADDFEPLLPGEQQTYRWRGFDVAYAEAGDPDDPDLVLLHGINAAASNHEFHAVFETLAEEYHVIAPDLPGFGHSDRPPLLYSASLLSTFVRDFLDDESEDATVVASSLTGSYAAMAAREVDVGRLVLVCPTDSSMGNRNVWVRSLVRSPIVGQALFNLIVSKPSIRYFHEDHGYYDMDNLTEEIVDYEWQSGHQPGARFAPASFVSGFFDPEESLGDVLADLDVPVTLVWGENADITPLSEGRALADRADTALVVFGESLLLPHVEHPEQFVDVVRGETATVRVEK; encoded by the coding sequence ATGAAACTCCGCAAGGTACTCGGTGCCGCCGTCGGCGTGGTCGGGTCGACCGCACTCGCGAACGAACTCCTCCAGTCGCGCGCCGACGACTTCGAACCGCTGTTGCCCGGCGAACAGCAGACGTATCGCTGGCGCGGGTTCGACGTGGCCTACGCGGAGGCTGGCGACCCCGACGACCCCGACCTCGTCCTTCTCCACGGCATCAACGCCGCGGCGTCGAACCACGAGTTCCACGCGGTGTTCGAGACGCTCGCCGAGGAGTACCACGTCATCGCGCCGGACCTCCCCGGGTTCGGCCACTCCGACCGGCCGCCGCTGCTGTACTCGGCGTCGCTCCTCTCGACGTTCGTCCGTGACTTCCTCGACGACGAGAGCGAGGACGCGACGGTCGTCGCCTCCTCGCTCACCGGGTCCTACGCGGCCATGGCCGCCCGCGAAGTCGACGTGGGGCGACTCGTCCTCGTCTGTCCGACCGACTCCTCGATGGGGAACCGGAACGTCTGGGTCCGGTCGCTCGTTCGCTCGCCGATTGTCGGCCAGGCGCTGTTCAACCTCATCGTCTCGAAGCCCTCGATTCGGTACTTCCACGAGGACCACGGCTACTACGACATGGACAACCTCACCGAGGAAATCGTCGACTACGAGTGGCAGAGCGGCCACCAACCCGGCGCGCGGTTCGCCCCGGCGTCGTTCGTCTCCGGCTTTTTCGACCCCGAGGAGAGCCTCGGCGACGTGTTGGCGGACCTCGACGTGCCGGTGACGCTCGTCTGGGGCGAGAACGCCGACATCACGCCGCTCTCGGAGGGGCGCGCGCTCGCCGACCGCGCGGACACGGCGCTCGTGGTGTTCGGCGAATCGCTCCTGCTCCCGCACGTCGAACACCCCGAGCAGTTCGTGGACGTGGTGCGCGGCGAGACGGCGACGGTCAGAGTCGAAAAGTAG
- a CDS encoding Zn-ribbon domain-containing OB-fold protein, with protein MTDAAPDGQYDAWLDAIEDGEAYYIECENGHGWLPPRRVCPDCGSRELTEEQMPESGEVLTHSTITVPTPQFEDDAPYVTAIADFGPVSVTGLVRGIDPDDVTIGTVVGLHVGERATTGDRAVVFEPR; from the coding sequence ATGACGGACGCCGCCCCCGACGGCCAGTACGACGCGTGGCTGGACGCCATCGAGGACGGCGAGGCCTACTACATAGAATGCGAGAACGGTCACGGATGGCTTCCGCCGCGGCGGGTCTGCCCCGACTGCGGGTCGCGCGAGTTGACCGAGGAGCAGATGCCCGAGAGCGGCGAAGTCCTCACCCACTCGACGATTACCGTCCCGACGCCGCAGTTCGAGGACGACGCGCCCTACGTGACTGCCATCGCGGACTTCGGCCCGGTTTCGGTGACCGGCCTCGTCCGCGGTATCGACCCCGACGACGTGACTATCGGGACGGTCGTCGGCCTCCACGTCGGCGAGCGAGCGACGACCGGGGACCGGGCCGTCGTCTTCGAACCGCGGTGA
- a CDS encoding thiolase domain-containing protein, which translates to MTDPRIAGAGVTKFGKHPERTGRDLFAEAGLEALDDAGVAPDDVDALYYGNFMGELAEHQGHQGPLMAEAIGLDAPATRFEAACASAGAAVREAVKSLRNGESDVIVVGGAERMTNIGTAAATDALAIAADDLYEIRAGMTFPGAYALMARSYFDQYGGSHEDLAHIAVKNHEHALVNEHAQIQKAITVEDALEAPTIASPLGLYDSCPITDGAAAAVLTSEEYAEDHGLDAPIAVTGTGQGGDNLALQDRPHLAQTPAADKAAEEAYADAGIGPDDVDFAEVHDCFTIAEVLAIESLGFYDHGEGIHAATNGETDRHGELPINLSGGLKAKGHPVGATGVAQLATAAWVLDGSHPRADAVPDGTVGVTHNAGGTVASTTVHVLEVRE; encoded by the coding sequence ATGACAGACCCACGTATCGCCGGTGCCGGTGTCACGAAGTTCGGGAAACACCCCGAACGCACCGGTCGGGACCTGTTCGCGGAGGCGGGACTGGAGGCGCTCGACGACGCCGGGGTCGCCCCGGACGATGTCGACGCGCTCTACTACGGCAACTTCATGGGCGAACTCGCGGAGCATCAGGGCCACCAGGGACCGTTGATGGCGGAAGCTATCGGCCTCGACGCCCCCGCGACGCGGTTCGAGGCGGCGTGTGCCTCGGCCGGGGCCGCCGTCCGCGAGGCGGTAAAGAGCCTGCGCAACGGCGAGTCCGACGTTATCGTCGTCGGCGGTGCCGAGCGAATGACCAACATCGGGACGGCCGCCGCGACGGACGCACTGGCTATCGCCGCCGACGACCTCTACGAGATTCGCGCCGGGATGACCTTCCCCGGGGCCTACGCGCTGATGGCCCGGTCGTACTTCGACCAGTACGGCGGGTCACACGAGGACTTGGCCCACATCGCGGTGAAGAACCACGAACACGCCCTCGTCAACGAACACGCGCAGATTCAGAAGGCGATTACCGTCGAAGACGCGTTGGAAGCGCCCACCATCGCGAGTCCGCTGGGCCTGTACGACTCCTGTCCGATTACCGACGGCGCGGCGGCGGCCGTCCTCACGAGCGAGGAGTACGCGGAGGACCACGGCCTCGACGCCCCCATCGCCGTCACCGGGACGGGCCAGGGCGGCGACAACCTCGCGTTACAGGACCGGCCGCACCTCGCGCAGACGCCCGCCGCCGATAAGGCCGCCGAGGAGGCCTACGCTGACGCGGGCATCGGACCCGACGACGTGGACTTCGCCGAGGTCCACGACTGTTTCACCATCGCCGAAGTGCTGGCTATCGAATCGCTGGGCTTCTACGACCACGGCGAGGGCATCCACGCCGCGACGAACGGCGAGACGGACCGCCACGGCGAGTTGCCCATCAACCTCTCGGGCGGCCTGAAGGCGAAGGGTCACCCGGTCGGTGCGACGGGCGTCGCCCAGTTGGCGACCGCCGCGTGGGTCCTCGACGGGTCGCACCCGCGGGCCGACGCCGTCCCCGATGGAACTGTCGGCGTCACGCACAACGCGGGCGGGACCGTCGCCTCTACCACGGTCCACGTCCTGGAGGTGAGAGAATGA
- a CDS encoding DUF5800 family protein, producing MTVLSFDEQGVDVVYDGTEFRLEKALIEDATQKSYPDVTDHEVLQIVEPDPTLSGEPRRIAEIVK from the coding sequence ATGACTGTTCTCTCGTTCGACGAGCAAGGCGTCGACGTGGTCTACGACGGCACCGAGTTCCGACTGGAGAAAGCCCTCATCGAGGACGCGACCCAGAAGTCCTACCCCGACGTGACCGACCACGAAGTCTTGCAAATCGTCGAACCCGACCCGACCCTCAGCGGCGAACCCCGACGCATCGCCGAAATCGTGAAGTGA
- a CDS encoding polymer-forming cytoskeletal protein, translating into MLFGSDPLSELSIPDGTTVEEHDLVTDGDVIIGGQSTVEFGVRGRSVIADERVRFGGHIEAEGDCRLDMWCDVADNVLVGEDAYIGERVHIGGELRVAGDVDIGDDVDIEDGFEANGWIVIRNPMPTIVFLFVYLSQLLRIGEDEAARDLVDEMLGEDRDHDPILVPRGASVSDDAWRVSTPATIGDDCRLHGNIRAESLEVGRDNVVFGSLRAREDVVVGKGTEIKGDVTTRNGDVRVGPGAKVWGDISANTVELHENATVDGKIRAREEMRMHTDEVLDRPDESAVAMAEMAEELESGTNSTDEGGDDAASEDRDEPVDEEGDTAEASD; encoded by the coding sequence GTGCTATTCGGCTCTGATCCGCTCTCGGAACTCTCGATTCCCGACGGGACGACCGTCGAGGAACACGACCTCGTGACCGACGGGGACGTCATTATCGGCGGGCAGAGCACGGTCGAGTTCGGCGTCCGCGGGCGCTCGGTCATCGCCGACGAGCGAGTCCGCTTCGGCGGCCACATCGAAGCGGAGGGCGACTGTCGCCTCGACATGTGGTGTGACGTGGCCGACAACGTCCTCGTCGGCGAGGACGCCTACATCGGCGAACGCGTCCACATCGGCGGCGAGTTGCGCGTCGCCGGGGACGTGGACATCGGCGACGACGTGGACATCGAAGACGGCTTCGAGGCGAACGGGTGGATAGTCATCCGCAACCCGATGCCGACCATCGTGTTCCTGTTCGTCTACCTCTCGCAACTCCTGCGCATCGGCGAGGACGAGGCCGCACGGGACCTCGTCGACGAGATGCTCGGTGAGGACCGCGACCACGACCCTATCCTCGTCCCGCGCGGGGCCAGCGTCTCCGACGACGCGTGGCGCGTCTCGACGCCCGCGACCATCGGCGACGACTGCCGACTCCACGGCAACATCCGCGCCGAATCCCTAGAGGTCGGCCGGGACAACGTGGTCTTCGGCAGTCTCCGCGCTCGCGAGGACGTGGTCGTCGGTAAGGGAACCGAAATCAAAGGCGACGTGACGACCCGCAACGGCGACGTTCGCGTCGGCCCCGGCGCGAAGGTGTGGGGCGACATCTCCGCGAACACGGTCGAACTCCACGAGAACGCCACCGTCGACGGGAAGATTCGCGCTCGCGAGGAGATGCGGATGCACACCGACGAAGTGTTGGACCGCCCGGACGAATCGGCCGTCGCGATGGCCGAGATGGCCGAGGAGTTAGAGAGCGGCACGAACTCGACGGACGAGGGCGGCGACGACGCGGCCTCGGAAGACCGGGACGAACCGGTCGACGAGGAGGGCGATACTGCCGAAGCATCCGACTGA
- a CDS encoding metal ABC transporter substrate-binding protein — protein sequence MNDTNRSSTGRGLSRRRAIATGAGLLAAGFAGCTSSGQGTGTDTDTDTDGSDDGPVAVASFFSFYDFARNVAAETPITVENLVPTGLHGHGWQPNASVTKRIIEADAFIHVGPGFQPWADRAIQTLRDDGVDTQLINVRKGVELVDLAASLDPEEEGVGEQQGKDPHFWLDPRRAKTSIDNITEGLVELAPEYEDTLREAARTYKSETIDRIDADYEAIFDAAERDVVQLAAHNAFQYIGVRYGVRMRPLVTNLAASGDVAPEDIRQAQQVIEDNDIRYIANGVFESRRPAIQLIEETGAEAYFPVTPYAGVREDWVANDWGYEEIAYNINMPTFEVVLGNKTPEEAGPTEGWGETWRNFE from the coding sequence ATGAACGACACGAACCGAAGTTCCACGGGACGCGGACTCTCGCGGCGGCGAGCAATCGCGACCGGCGCGGGTCTGCTGGCCGCAGGATTCGCTGGCTGTACGAGTAGCGGGCAGGGAACGGGGACCGATACTGACACCGACACCGACGGTTCCGATGACGGACCGGTCGCCGTTGCCTCCTTCTTCAGTTTCTACGACTTCGCTCGCAACGTCGCCGCCGAGACTCCCATCACGGTCGAGAACCTCGTTCCGACGGGCCTCCACGGCCACGGCTGGCAGCCAAACGCCAGCGTTACGAAGCGTATCATCGAGGCCGACGCGTTCATCCACGTCGGCCCGGGGTTCCAGCCGTGGGCCGACCGCGCCATCCAGACGCTGCGGGACGACGGGGTCGACACCCAACTCATCAACGTCCGGAAGGGCGTCGAACTGGTGGACCTCGCCGCCAGTCTCGACCCCGAGGAGGAGGGCGTCGGCGAGCAACAGGGCAAAGACCCCCATTTCTGGCTCGACCCCCGACGGGCGAAGACCTCAATCGACAACATCACCGAGGGCCTGGTCGAACTCGCGCCCGAGTACGAGGACACGCTCCGGGAGGCCGCCCGCACGTACAAGTCAGAGACTATCGACCGCATCGACGCCGACTACGAGGCCATCTTCGACGCCGCCGAACGCGACGTGGTGCAACTCGCGGCCCACAACGCGTTCCAGTACATCGGCGTCCGCTACGGCGTCCGGATGCGGCCGCTCGTGACCAACCTCGCGGCCAGCGGTGACGTCGCTCCCGAAGACATCAGGCAGGCCCAGCAGGTCATCGAAGACAACGACATCCGCTACATCGCCAACGGCGTCTTCGAGTCGCGCCGTCCGGCGATTCAGCTCATCGAGGAGACGGGCGCGGAGGCGTACTTCCCGGTGACGCCGTACGCTGGCGTCCGGGAAGACTGGGTGGCCAACGACTGGGGCTACGAGGAGATTGCCTACAACATCAACATGCCTACGTTCGAAGTCGTCCTCGGCAACAAGACGCCCGAAGAGGCGGGCCCGACGGAGGGCTGGGGCGAGACGTGGAGGAACTTCGAATGA
- a CDS encoding metal ABC transporter ATP-binding protein: protein MSRGERAGDAPVVEASNVSFGYTATPVVRDVSVRIDPGEYVAIVGPNGSGKSTLMKLLLGLRRPDEGTVRLFGEPAHAFDDGSRVGYVAQHASASKEMPITVREVVKMGRFPHVGFGRLSREDWAVVDDAIEAVGMSAFRNRRVTQLSGGQRQRAFIARALAGEAELLVLDEPTVGVDAESVDAFYDLLEALNEDGITVLLIEHDLSAVTDHADRVVCLNGEVYFDGPTDEFVDGDALARAFGTAAMGLGADG, encoded by the coding sequence ATGAGTCGGGGTGAGAGGGCGGGCGACGCCCCGGTCGTGGAGGCGTCGAACGTCTCGTTCGGCTACACCGCGACGCCGGTCGTCCGGGACGTCTCCGTGCGCATCGACCCCGGCGAGTACGTCGCCATCGTCGGACCGAACGGCTCCGGGAAGTCGACGCTGATGAAGCTCTTACTCGGCCTGCGCCGCCCCGACGAGGGGACGGTTCGGCTGTTCGGCGAACCGGCCCACGCCTTCGACGACGGCTCCCGAGTGGGCTACGTCGCCCAGCACGCCAGCGCCTCGAAAGAGATGCCCATCACCGTCCGCGAAGTAGTGAAGATGGGGCGATTCCCCCACGTCGGCTTCGGCCGACTCTCCCGTGAAGACTGGGCAGTCGTCGACGACGCCATCGAAGCGGTCGGTATGTCGGCGTTCAGGAACCGACGGGTGACGCAACTCTCCGGCGGACAACGACAGCGTGCCTTCATCGCAAGAGCGCTGGCGGGCGAGGCGGAACTGCTGGTCTTGGACGAACCGACGGTCGGCGTCGACGCCGAGTCGGTCGACGCGTTCTACGACCTGCTGGAAGCCCTGAACGAGGACGGCATCACCGTCTTGCTCATCGAACACGACCTGAGCGCCGTCACCGACCACGCCGACCGAGTCGTCTGTCTCAACGGCGAGGTGTACTTCGACGGCCCGACCGACGAGTTCGTCGACGGTGACGCGCTTGCCCGCGCGTTCGGGACCGCCGCGATGGGGCTGGGGGCAGACGGATGA
- a CDS encoding metal ABC transporter permease: MSGVAIILQASPLDAVLAPLYLLLALWSELLTWVAGVTGLELLQYGFMHRAILVGLCIGVMAPLIGTFLVHRQLALIGDALAHTAFAGVAVGLFLNAVIDLGVTPYLTAVVVAIVAALFIELISEATDAYNDVSMAIVLSTGFALGTTLISINAGGLTVSVDQYLFGNLSTVTSQSAAILLVLFAVIVGVVAVTRNQLLYVTFDETAAEVSGISVDWYNRIMVMLTALVVVGAMQIMGVILVAAMLVVPVAGATQVSRSFTESLFVSIVLAELAVIFGIAISYYAGATAGGVVVLVAVGIYVLAVVTGKVQDAVGEESTPEMGTIDAGDAAADSSGD, encoded by the coding sequence ATGAGCGGGGTCGCTATCATCCTGCAGGCCAGTCCGCTGGACGCCGTGCTCGCGCCGCTTTACTTACTGTTGGCCCTCTGGTCGGAACTGCTGACGTGGGTGGCCGGTGTGACCGGACTGGAACTGCTCCAGTACGGATTCATGCACCGGGCTATCCTGGTCGGCCTCTGTATCGGCGTGATGGCCCCGCTCATCGGGACGTTCCTCGTCCACCGGCAACTGGCGCTCATCGGGGACGCGCTGGCTCACACCGCCTTTGCTGGCGTCGCCGTCGGTCTGTTTCTCAACGCCGTCATCGACCTCGGGGTGACGCCGTACCTCACCGCCGTCGTCGTCGCTATCGTCGCGGCGCTGTTCATCGAACTCATCTCTGAAGCCACCGACGCCTACAACGACGTGTCGATGGCAATCGTCCTCTCGACGGGCTTTGCGCTGGGGACGACGCTCATCAGCATCAACGCAGGTGGCCTGACCGTCAGCGTCGACCAGTACCTCTTCGGGAACCTCTCGACGGTCACCTCACAGAGCGCGGCCATCCTGCTGGTGCTGTTCGCCGTCATCGTCGGCGTCGTCGCCGTGACCCGTAACCAACTGCTCTACGTCACCTTCGACGAGACGGCCGCCGAGGTGTCCGGCATCTCGGTCGACTGGTACAACCGCATCATGGTGATGCTGACGGCGCTGGTCGTCGTCGGCGCGATGCAGATTATGGGCGTCATCCTCGTCGCGGCGATGCTGGTCGTCCCCGTGGCTGGGGCGACACAGGTCTCGCGAAGTTTCACCGAGTCGCTGTTCGTCTCTATCGTGTTAGCCGAACTGGCGGTCATCTTCGGTATCGCCATCTCGTACTACGCCGGTGCGACCGCCGGCGGCGTGGTCGTGCTCGTCGCGGTCGGTATCTACGTCCTGGCCGTCGTCACCGGGAAGGTCCAAGACGCGGTCGGCGAGGAGTCCACGCCCGAGATGGGGACCATCGACGCGGGCGACGCGGCGGCCGACTCCTCGGGCGACTGA
- a CDS encoding redox-regulated ATPase YchF, translating to MLSLALAGKPNAGKSTFYKAATMADVDVGNYPFTTIDANRGVSHVRTECPCLDRAERCGDDNCRDGKRYVPVELIDVAGLVPGAHEGRGLGNQFLDELTNADVILNVVDASGGTNEEGEPVEVGEHDPVEDVDFVEEEMDLWLASIVSRNWESVERQSRSPDFDLDEALVDMLTGVGATELDVARTLRELDYPEDPIAWTDEHREALARQIRKRTKPIVVVANKADIAPEGNVERLREAADIVIPATADGELALRKAAEAGVVDYDPGDTDFDIVGDVSDQQRQGLDRIRDVMADYGGTGVQQAMDAAVYDLLDHITAYPVQNDTKWTDGQGNVLPDAFLLPRGSTPKDLAYAVHSDIGEGYIHAVDAREERRISDQTELDEGAVIKIVSSN from the coding sequence ATGCTCTCTCTCGCACTCGCTGGCAAACCCAACGCCGGGAAGTCTACCTTCTACAAGGCGGCGACGATGGCCGACGTGGACGTCGGCAACTACCCCTTCACGACCATCGACGCCAACCGGGGCGTGAGCCACGTCCGCACCGAGTGTCCCTGCCTGGACCGCGCGGAGCGGTGCGGCGACGACAACTGTCGGGACGGCAAACGCTACGTTCCCGTCGAACTCATCGACGTGGCCGGTCTCGTCCCCGGCGCGCACGAGGGCCGCGGTCTGGGTAACCAGTTTCTGGACGAACTCACCAACGCCGACGTCATCCTCAACGTCGTCGACGCCTCCGGAGGGACCAACGAGGAAGGCGAACCCGTCGAAGTCGGCGAACACGACCCAGTCGAGGACGTGGACTTCGTCGAGGAGGAGATGGACCTCTGGCTGGCGAGCATCGTCTCCCGCAACTGGGAGTCCGTCGAACGCCAGTCTCGCTCGCCCGACTTCGACTTGGACGAGGCGCTGGTGGACATGCTCACCGGCGTCGGCGCGACTGAACTGGACGTGGCTCGGACCCTCCGCGAACTGGACTATCCCGAGGACCCGATTGCGTGGACCGACGAGCACCGCGAAGCGCTGGCCCGACAGATTCGCAAACGGACGAAACCTATCGTCGTCGTCGCGAACAAGGCCGACATCGCGCCCGAGGGCAACGTCGAGCGACTGCGCGAAGCCGCCGACATCGTGATTCCCGCGACGGCCGACGGCGAACTCGCCCTCCGGAAGGCCGCCGAGGCGGGCGTCGTCGACTACGACCCCGGCGACACCGACTTCGACATCGTCGGCGACGTGAGCGACCAGCAACGGCAGGGACTGGACCGCATCCGCGACGTGATGGCCGACTACGGCGGCACGGGCGTCCAGCAGGCGATGGACGCCGCCGTCTACGACTTGCTCGACCACATCACGGCCTATCCGGTCCAGAACGACACGAAGTGGACCGACGGACAGGGGAACGTCCTCCCCGACGCTTTCCTCCTGCCCCGCGGGTCGACGCCGAAAGACCTCGCGTACGCCGTCCACTCGGACATCGGCGAGGGGTACATCCACGCCGTCGACGCCCGCGAGGAACGGCGTATCAGCGACCAGACGGAGTTAGATGAAGGGGCGGTCATCAAAATCGTGAGTTCGAACTAG